From Zingiber officinale cultivar Zhangliang chromosome 5B, Zo_v1.1, whole genome shotgun sequence, the proteins below share one genomic window:
- the LOC121984052 gene encoding kinesin-like protein KIN-8B isoform X4 translates to MQPHHVLEISVKRKQKNQYQSRVLRGRLALVDLAGSERASETNSGGHKLRDGANINKSLLALANCINALGKQQKKGLAYVPYRNSKLTRILKDGLSGNCQTIMVATISPADDQYHHTINTLKYADRAKEIKTQVHKNIGTVDTHVADYQRMIDSLQIEVCRLRKELAEKESQLSTKPAERASDDEHSCLNMLSRETSENVQEHINLQKALFELEETNIRNRTELQRLDDAIAMQEVTSGVEKDGAVVRALRSRRQVILDNIRDNDEAGAAYRKDIQINEKHRNQLQNMIDEAINNNGNKTYLQILSQYRLLGMANTELHFEMAMRDQVIHDQREAIRTLWNLLLGLGLDEQQITDLAAKQGIKIEVSSPRASYLSMKQSQVGYHAKIPPFIHPSSNSQIYPSNACIFQQHQGCSSVAYVRSQTNSPTVCREEHSSSYYSHSHNHSHLFSGLGERGSGRRLSPSFYTPEKTTQDASSFYPAVKSLPSFCSKEQSSSGKDLFNHPKREPWFPCRQNLEGCSVTGSNHQHSYDELASYGGANCGLHDNCRLRHSSTRHPDFVPYDTVGRRTISSINTLNLKWSSKQSPEVASGDGEGEEDDEGQAEDRDQEDRGRRCALHQLLEAPERDLRQGQRPRHPLRRRDRRGRLLPHRQAPLLRQPLCHVHHGSIRLRRPLQDAQRDRRNLPTKADGEGAEPAADGGGQRIRGDQGAAGGPGATPRGGHQGLGVDGQHRRHGPPGALQSDGVSREYQVPRGSPIEGAPQHGRRRQHQRGRRQKRPCAQKRRRLLCTGEPNSRPQRWRWSWRICERDSLQRRRTSRCLQLHEHLDLRASRSIRQSSFHPWRRLP, encoded by the exons ATGCAACCTCATCACG TACTGGAGATTAGTGTGAAAAGAAAGCAGAAAAATCAGTATCAGAGTCGGGTTCTCCGTGGAAGACTTGCATTAGTTGATCTTGCTGGCAG TGAAAGGGCTTCTGAGACTAATAGCGGAGGCCATAAGTTGAGGGATGGAGCTAATATCAATAAGTCACTCCTTGCTTTGGCAAATTGCATAAATGCTCTAGGAAAGCAACAAAAGAAGGGTCTTGCATATGTCCCTTATCGCAACAG CAAGTTGACTCGTATCCTAAAGGATGGACTTAGTGGTAATTGCCAAACAATAATGGTTGCAACTATATCACCTGCTGACGATCAATATCACCACACTATCAATACACTGAAATATGCTGATCGAGCTAAGGAGATCAAAACCCAAGTCCAT AAAAACATAGGGACAGTTGATACTCATGTTGCAGACTACCAACGGATGATTGATAGTCTCCAG ATTGAGGTTTGTCGACTCAGAAAGGAGTTAGCTGAAAAGGAATCACAGTTGAGCACAAAACCTGCAGAAAGGGCTTCGGATGATGAACATTCATGTTTGAATATGTTAAGTCGTGAAACAAGTGAGAATGTACAGGAACACATAAATCTACAGAAGGCTCTGTTTGAGCTTGAAGAAACTAATATACGCAATCGCACTGAGCTTCAACGTCTTGATGATGCTATTGCCATGCAAGAGGTTACATCT GGAGTCGAGAAAGATGGAGCTGTTGTGCGAGCATTAAGATCAAGGAGACAAGTTATCTTGGACAACATCCGTGATAATGATGAAGCTGGTGCTGCTTATAGAAAG GATATACAGATCAATGAAAAACATCGAAATCAGCTACAAAATATGATTGATGAAGCCATCAACAACAATGGCAACAAAACATACCTCCAGATTCTTAGCCAATACCGACTTCTT GGTATGGCAAATACTGAGCTTCATTTTGAAATGGCAATGagagaccaagtcatacatgATCAGAGAGAAGCAATCAGGACCCTTTGGAATTTGCTTTTGGGATTAGGACTTGACGAACAACAAATTACAGATCTGGCTGCTAAACAAGGTATCAAAATAGAAgtatcttctcctcgagcaagttaCCTAAGCATGAAGCAATCACAAGTGGGTTACCACGCCAAAATCCCGCCATTCATACATCCTAGTTCAAACTCTCAAATATATCCTTCTAATGCTTGCATCTTCCAGCAACACCAAGGTTGTAGCTCCGTAGCTTATGTGAGGTCCCAAACCAACAGTCCTACTGTCTGCAGGGAGGAGCACTCTAGTTCTTATTATTCACACTCGCACAATCACTCACACTTATTTTCCGGATTGGGAGAAAGAGGGTCCGGCAGAAGACTGAGTCCATCATTCTATACGCCTGAAAAAACTACCCAAGATGCAAGCAGCTTCTACCCGGCAGTGAAATCTCTACCATCCTTTTGCAGCAAAGAACAGTCATCTTCTGGCAAGGATTTGTTCAATCATCCAAAG CGAGAACCATGGTTTCCATGTAGGCAGAATCTGGAGGGTTGTTCCGTGACTGGATCGAACCACCAACACTCCTACGATGAACTAGCAAGCTATGGTGGTGCCAATTGTGGATTACATGATAATTGTCGTCTCCGCCACTCATCCACAAGGCATCCAGATTTTGTGCCATATGATACAGTCG GTCGTCGGACCATCTCGTCTATAAATACCCTCAACCTGAAATGGAGCAGCAAGCAGTCGCCGGAGGTAGCTAGCGGCGATGGTGAGGGGGAGGAAGACGACGAGGGGCAAGCAGAAGATCGAGATCAAGAAGATCGAGGACGAAGATGCGCGCTACATCAGCTTCTCGAAGCGCCGGAACGGGATCTACGCCAAGGCCAGCGACCTCGCCACCCTCTGCGGCGTCGAGATCGCCGTGGTCGTCTTCTCCCCCACCGGCAGGCCCCACTCCTTCGGCAGCCCCTCTGTCATGTCCATCATGGATCGATTCGTCTCCGGCGACCCCTACAGGATGCCCAACGCGATCGCCGGAATCTACCAACGAAAGCAG ATGGTGAAGGAGCTGAACCAGCAGCTGACGGAGGTGGTCAGAGAATTCGAGGAGATCAAGGCGCAGCGGGCGGCCCTGGAGCAACGCCGCGCGGAGGCCATCAAGGGCTTGGAGTGGATGGACAACATCGCCGGCATGGGCCGCCAGGAGCTCTTCAAAGCGATGGAGTTTCTCGAGAATATCAAGTTCCGCGCGGAAGCCCGATTGAGGGAGCACCTCAGCATGGCCGGCGCAGGCAACACCAGCGCGGCCGGCGGCAGAAACGCCCTTGTGCCCAGAAACGTCGACGCCTTCTCTGCACCGGCGAGCCAAACTCCCGTCCTCAGAGGTGGCGGTGGAGCTGGAGGATATGTGAACGCGACTCCCTTCAACGGAGGAGGACTTCTCGGTGCTTACAACTACATGAGCATCTTGACCTCCGTGCATCGAGGAGTATACGTCAATCCAGCTTCCATCCATGGAGGAGGCTTCCCTAA
- the LOC121984052 gene encoding kinesin-like protein KIN-8B isoform X5, protein MPSIRAPSSKRTASLLVAVKCRPLTEAEQKQCRHIIQVTDDKSLIVLDPDLSKDYLDLIQNRTKERRYNFDHVFGPGCSNVDVYRNISSTIAGVIQGLNATVFAYGSTGSGKTYTMVGIPKDPGLMVLSLHTIFDLIKKDKTSDIFEVSCTYLEVYNEVIYDLLEKSSGHLELREDPQHGVIVAGLRSIKVQSADRILELLNLGNSRRKTESTEANATSSRSHAVLEISVKRKQKNQYQSRVLRGRLALVDLAGSERASETNSGGHKLRDGANINKSLLALANCINALGKQQKKGLAYVPYRNSKLTRILKDGLSGNCQTIMVATISPADDQYHHTINTLKYADRAKEIKTQVHKNIGTVDTHVADYQRMIDSLQIEVCRLRKELAEKESQLSTKPAERASDDEHSCLNMLSRETSENVQEHINLQKALFELEETNIRNRTELQRLDDAIAMQEVTSGVEKDGAVVRALRSRRQVILDNIRDNDEAGAAYRKDIQINEKHRNQLQNMIDEAINNNGNKTYLQILSQYRLLGMANTELHFEMAMRDQVIHDQREAIRTLWNLLLGLGLDEQQITDLAAKQATPRL, encoded by the exons ATGCCAAGCATTAGAGCTCCATCATCAAAAAGGACTGCAAGTCTATTG GTGGCAGTAAAATGTAGGCCACTGACTGAAGCAGAACAAAAGCAGTGCAGGCATATTATTCAAGTTACGGATGATAAG AGCTTAATTGTCTTAGATCCTGACCTGTCAAAGGACTATCTTGACCTCATACAAAATCGGACTAAAGAAAGAAGATATAACTTTGATCATGTATTTGGACCTGGTTGTTCCAATGTG GATGTTTACCGAAACATATCATCAACCATTGCTGGTGTCATTCAAGGTCTTAATGCCACTGTATTTGCATATGGCTCAACAGGAAG TGGTAAAACTTACACAATGGTTGGAATCCCCAAAGACCCTGGACTCATGGTCCTTAGTTTGCATACCATATTTGATCTTATCAAGAAGGATAAGACTTCAGACATTTTTGAAGTATCTTGTACATATCTCGAAGTAtataatgaa GTTATCTATGATTTGCTTGAAAAATCTTCGGGCCATTTGGAACTTAGAGAAGATCCCCAACATGGTGTTATAGTTGCTGGTTTAAGAAGCATTAAG GTTCAGTCAGCTGACAGGATTCTTGAATTGTTGAATCTTGGAAATAGTAGGCGCAAGACTGAAAGCACTGAAGCAAATGCAACCTCATCACG TTCGCATGCAGTACTGGAGATTAGTGTGAAAAGAAAGCAGAAAAATCAGTATCAGAGTCGGGTTCTCCGTGGAAGACTTGCATTAGTTGATCTTGCTGGCAG TGAAAGGGCTTCTGAGACTAATAGCGGAGGCCATAAGTTGAGGGATGGAGCTAATATCAATAAGTCACTCCTTGCTTTGGCAAATTGCATAAATGCTCTAGGAAAGCAACAAAAGAAGGGTCTTGCATATGTCCCTTATCGCAACAG CAAGTTGACTCGTATCCTAAAGGATGGACTTAGTGGTAATTGCCAAACAATAATGGTTGCAACTATATCACCTGCTGACGATCAATATCACCACACTATCAATACACTGAAATATGCTGATCGAGCTAAGGAGATCAAAACCCAAGTCCAT AAAAACATAGGGACAGTTGATACTCATGTTGCAGACTACCAACGGATGATTGATAGTCTCCAG ATTGAGGTTTGTCGACTCAGAAAGGAGTTAGCTGAAAAGGAATCACAGTTGAGCACAAAACCTGCAGAAAGGGCTTCGGATGATGAACATTCATGTTTGAATATGTTAAGTCGTGAAACAAGTGAGAATGTACAGGAACACATAAATCTACAGAAGGCTCTGTTTGAGCTTGAAGAAACTAATATACGCAATCGCACTGAGCTTCAACGTCTTGATGATGCTATTGCCATGCAAGAGGTTACATCT GGAGTCGAGAAAGATGGAGCTGTTGTGCGAGCATTAAGATCAAGGAGACAAGTTATCTTGGACAACATCCGTGATAATGATGAAGCTGGTGCTGCTTATAGAAAG GATATACAGATCAATGAAAAACATCGAAATCAGCTACAAAATATGATTGATGAAGCCATCAACAACAATGGCAACAAAACATACCTCCAGATTCTTAGCCAATACCGACTTCTT GGTATGGCAAATACTGAGCTTCATTTTGAAATGGCAATGagagaccaagtcatacatgATCAGAGAGAAGCAATCAGGACCCTTTGGAATTTGCTTTTGGGATTAGGACTTGACGAACAACAAATTACAGATCTGGCTGCTAAACAAG CAACACCAAGGTTGTAG